One window from the genome of Paraconexibacter algicola encodes:
- a CDS encoding DUF559 domain-containing protein: MVTFPLHIWELVLAQSGVVTAAQLRAGGVALADVRRARRAGLLRPLHGGTGVYATFPEGLAPPDAALRAAVLACGPDVVLSHQTAAARWQLVAHGPPGLIELASRRELTPPEGIWIHRSRLRAAEVVPLDGFAITTVERTLLDIAIRFAPAALDRALREAEFHHGTRPEDLAAVLRRGHRGSARLRAAIERHVPGWGEMRSRLERRFRSLLVRHGIPLPRRNVTLGPWIVDCLWPELGVVVELDGRQHARPGQAAVDARRDLWLRANGYVVLRYTWQQVTEDSDAVVADLLAALGARRSG, encoded by the coding sequence ATGGTCACCTTCCCTCTCCACATCTGGGAGCTCGTGCTGGCCCAGTCCGGGGTCGTCACCGCCGCCCAGCTGCGCGCCGGCGGCGTCGCGCTCGCCGACGTCCGCCGTGCCCGCCGCGCCGGGCTGCTGCGTCCGCTGCACGGAGGGACCGGCGTGTACGCCACCTTCCCCGAGGGCCTCGCGCCGCCCGACGCGGCGCTGCGCGCCGCGGTCCTCGCCTGCGGCCCGGACGTCGTGCTCTCCCACCAGACCGCGGCCGCACGCTGGCAGCTCGTGGCCCACGGACCCCCGGGGCTCATCGAGCTCGCCTCGCGCCGGGAGCTGACGCCGCCCGAGGGCATCTGGATCCACCGATCGCGGCTACGCGCGGCCGAGGTCGTGCCGCTCGACGGCTTCGCGATCACGACGGTCGAGCGGACGCTGCTCGACATCGCGATCAGGTTCGCGCCCGCCGCGCTGGACCGGGCGCTGCGCGAGGCCGAGTTCCACCACGGCACGCGGCCGGAGGATCTCGCCGCCGTCCTGCGCCGTGGTCACCGGGGCAGCGCGAGGCTCCGGGCGGCGATCGAGCGGCACGTCCCCGGATGGGGGGAGATGCGCAGCCGGCTCGAGCGGCGGTTCCGCAGCCTGCTGGTCCGCCACGGGATCCCGCTCCCACGGCGCAACGTGACCCTCGGACCGTGGATCGTCGACTGCCTCTGGCCGGAGCTCGGCGTCGTCGTCGAGCTCGACGGGCGTCAGCACGCGCGCCCCGGGCAGGCGGCGGTCGACGCCCGGCGGGACCTGTGGCTGCGCGCCAACGGCTACGTCGTCCTGCGGTACACGTGGCAGCAGGTGACCGAGGACTCGGACGCGGTCGTCGCCGATCTCCTCGCGGCGCTCGGCGCCCGGCGTTCTGGGTGA
- a CDS encoding sulfate adenylyltransferase subunit 1, with amino-acid sequence MTAPPPSQTDLANAGLLRLATAGSVDDGKSTLIGRLLYDSKAVLADQLEHVEEVSRKRGSDVPDLSLLTDGLRAEREQGITIDVAYRYFATARRTFILADTPGHVQYTRNMVTGASTADLAIVLIDARKGVIEQTKRHAYLSALLGIPHLVVAVNKMDLVEWREEVFDGIVRDFTELASRLHGVRETTFIPISALLGDNVVDRSERTDWYTGPPLLEHLETVSLDEDRNLADARFPVQWVIRDGGSDYRGYAGQVASGVFRAGDEVTILPSGATTTIAAVETYDGPLDEAFAGMSVTIRLAEERDVSRGDMIVHSSSLPTVARTLEADVCWMGEQPLRPGARLAIKHTTASARVIVDAIESVVDVETLESRGAAAADPDDEFADVPQLELALNDIGRVRLRVSRELAVDPYAVNRATGAFILIDEGTNDTVAAGMIA; translated from the coding sequence ATGACCGCCCCTCCCCCCTCCCAGACCGACCTCGCGAACGCCGGCCTCCTGCGCCTGGCGACCGCCGGCTCCGTCGACGACGGCAAGTCCACCCTGATCGGGCGGCTGCTCTACGACTCCAAGGCGGTGCTCGCCGACCAGCTCGAGCACGTCGAGGAGGTGTCGCGCAAGCGCGGCTCCGACGTGCCGGACCTGTCGCTGCTGACCGACGGCCTGCGCGCAGAGCGCGAGCAGGGGATCACGATCGACGTCGCCTACCGGTACTTCGCCACGGCGCGCCGCACGTTCATCCTCGCCGACACGCCCGGGCACGTGCAGTACACGCGCAACATGGTCACGGGCGCGTCGACGGCCGACCTCGCGATCGTGCTGATCGACGCGCGCAAGGGCGTCATCGAGCAGACGAAGCGCCACGCGTACCTGAGCGCGCTGCTCGGCATCCCGCACCTCGTCGTCGCCGTGAACAAGATGGACCTCGTCGAGTGGCGCGAGGAGGTCTTCGACGGCATCGTGCGCGACTTCACCGAGCTCGCCTCGCGGCTGCACGGGGTGCGCGAGACGACGTTCATCCCGATCAGCGCGCTGCTCGGCGACAACGTCGTCGACCGCTCCGAGCGCACCGACTGGTACACGGGCCCGCCGCTGCTCGAGCACCTCGAGACGGTGTCGCTCGACGAGGACCGCAACCTCGCCGACGCGCGCTTTCCCGTGCAGTGGGTGATCCGCGACGGCGGCAGCGACTACCGCGGCTACGCGGGTCAGGTCGCCTCCGGCGTGTTCCGGGCCGGCGACGAGGTGACGATCCTGCCGTCGGGTGCCACGACGACGATCGCCGCGGTCGAGACCTACGACGGGCCGCTGGACGAGGCGTTCGCCGGCATGTCCGTGACGATCCGCCTCGCCGAGGAGCGCGACGTGTCGCGCGGCGACATGATCGTGCACTCCTCCTCGCTGCCCACGGTGGCGCGGACGCTCGAGGCCGACGTCTGCTGGATGGGCGAGCAGCCGCTGCGTCCCGGTGCCCGCCTGGCGATCAAGCACACGACCGCGTCCGCGCGGGTCATCGTCGACGCGATCGAATCGGTCGTCGACGTCGAGACGCTCGAGTCGCGCGGCGCGGCCGCGGCGGATCCGGACGACGAGTTCGCCGACGTGCCGCAGCTGGAGCTCGCGCTCAACGACATCGGCCGCGTCCGCCTGCGCGTCTCGCGCGAGCTCGCGGTCGACCCCTACGCCGTCAACCGCGCGACCGGCGCGTTCATCCTCATCGACGAGGGCACGAACGACACCGTCGCCGCGGGCATGATCGCCTGA
- the cysD gene encoding sulfate adenylyltransferase subunit CysD: MTPPVDARNRELTHLQALEAEAIHVMREVAAEFENPVLLFSGGKDSIVLLRLAEKAFRPAPIPFPVMHVDTGHNFPEVMEFRDRRVEELGVRLVVASVQEAIDKGRVTEETGPRASRNRLQTTALLDAIAEHGFDAAFGGARRDEERARAKERIFSFRDDFGGWDPKRQRPELWNLYNGRIRRGENVRVFPISNWTELDVWEYIAQENLEIPSIYFAHEREVFARDGMLYAVSDFVELMDGETPFVESVRYRTVGDMSCTGAVRSTASELEAVVAEIASTRVTERGETRADDKVSEAAMEDRKIAGYF; the protein is encoded by the coding sequence ATGACACCGCCCGTCGACGCCCGCAACCGCGAGCTCACCCACCTGCAGGCCCTCGAGGCCGAGGCGATCCACGTGATGCGCGAGGTCGCCGCCGAGTTCGAGAACCCGGTGCTGCTGTTCAGCGGCGGCAAGGACTCGATCGTGCTGCTGCGCCTCGCCGAGAAGGCGTTCCGGCCCGCGCCGATCCCGTTCCCGGTCATGCACGTCGACACCGGGCACAACTTCCCGGAGGTCATGGAGTTCCGGGACCGCCGCGTGGAGGAGCTCGGCGTCCGGCTCGTCGTCGCGTCCGTGCAGGAGGCGATCGACAAGGGCCGCGTCACCGAGGAGACCGGCCCGCGCGCGTCCCGCAACCGGCTGCAGACGACGGCGCTGCTCGACGCGATCGCCGAGCACGGGTTCGACGCCGCGTTCGGCGGTGCCCGCCGCGACGAGGAGCGCGCCCGCGCGAAGGAGCGCATCTTCAGCTTCCGCGACGACTTCGGCGGCTGGGACCCCAAGCGCCAGCGCCCCGAGCTCTGGAACCTCTACAACGGCCGCATCCGCCGCGGCGAGAACGTCCGCGTCTTCCCGATCAGCAACTGGACCGAGCTGGACGTCTGGGAGTACATCGCCCAGGAGAACCTCGAGATCCCGTCGATCTACTTCGCGCACGAGCGCGAGGTCTTCGCCCGTGACGGCATGCTCTACGCGGTCAGCGACTTCGTCGAGCTGATGGACGGCGAGACCCCGTTCGTGGAGTCCGTGCGCTACCGGACCGTCGGCGACATGAGCTGCACCGGCGCCGTGCGCTCGACCGCGAGCGAGCTCGAGGCCGTCGTCGCGGAGATCGCCTCCACCCGGGTGACCGAGCGCGGCGAGACGCGCGCCGACGACAAGGTGTCCGAGGCCGCGATGGAAGACCGCAAGATCGCCGGCTACTTCTAG
- a CDS encoding sulfite exporter TauE/SafE family protein — protein MAAPPMLGIDPVIVVFGLGVGILVGLTGIGGGSLMTPLLVLFAGINPVVAIGTDLAYGAVTKTVGGWKHWRSGTVDLGVSKWLAVGSVPGSILGVLVVEELHARYGDGFDDVLLAGIAVALVIVAITILGRALFMPKLAERERETVELTQRVKSGAAGLGFVLGFIVGLTSVGSGALIGLALILIFRLTPHRVVGTDVFHAAILLWSAGIAHWIGGNVDFGLMGTILLGSLPGVWIGTALLPRVPAAGLRPALGCVLLASALGVATKAGLDLPAWGIVGPPLLVGAAAYALQRHRSSSAPRPSSEVAPA, from the coding sequence GTGGCCGCCCCGCCCATGCTCGGCATCGATCCCGTCATCGTCGTCTTCGGTCTCGGCGTGGGCATCCTCGTCGGCCTGACCGGCATCGGCGGCGGCTCGCTGATGACCCCGCTGCTCGTCCTCTTCGCGGGCATCAACCCCGTCGTCGCGATCGGCACCGACCTCGCGTACGGGGCGGTCACGAAGACCGTCGGCGGCTGGAAGCACTGGCGGTCGGGCACCGTCGACCTCGGCGTGTCGAAGTGGCTGGCGGTCGGGTCGGTCCCCGGCTCGATCCTCGGGGTCCTCGTCGTCGAGGAGCTGCACGCCCGCTACGGCGACGGCTTCGACGACGTGCTGCTCGCCGGGATCGCGGTCGCCCTGGTGATCGTCGCGATCACGATCCTCGGCCGTGCGCTGTTCATGCCGAAGCTCGCCGAGCGCGAGCGCGAGACCGTCGAGCTCACGCAGCGCGTGAAGTCCGGGGCCGCCGGCCTGGGCTTCGTGCTCGGCTTCATCGTCGGCCTGACCTCGGTCGGCTCCGGCGCGCTCATCGGCCTCGCGCTGATCCTCATCTTCCGCCTGACGCCGCACCGCGTCGTCGGCACCGACGTCTTCCACGCCGCGATCCTGCTCTGGAGCGCCGGCATCGCCCACTGGATCGGCGGCAACGTCGACTTCGGGCTCATGGGCACGATCCTGCTCGGCTCGCTGCCGGGCGTCTGGATCGGCACCGCGCTGCTGCCGCGCGTCCCGGCCGCCGGCCTGCGGCCCGCGCTCGGCTGCGTGCTCCTGGCCAGCGCGCTCGGCGTCGCCACGAAGGCCGGCCTGGACCTGCCCGCGTGGGGCATCGTCGGTCCCCCGCTCCTCGTCGGCGCCGCCGCGTACGCGCTGCAGCGCCACCGCTCCTCGTCCGCACCCCGCCCCTCATCGGAGGTCGCACCCGCATGA
- a CDS encoding phosphoadenylyl-sulfate reductase: protein MRGLTQDTTRVLQEAVERHADGRLVLLTSFQKEESVIVDELARLDALDAVRFVTIDTGVLFPETLTTWKAFEDRWGITVHVEDASAPEGTPAWTGPEHCCGAQKVAALERALAGADAWITGIRREQAPTRADAELVEADEKRGGIPKYNPLAHWTDKDLWTRIMDRGIPYHPLHDQDYASIGCAPCTKPGSGREGRWAGTDKTECGLHV, encoded by the coding sequence GTGCGCGGTCTGACGCAGGACACCACGCGGGTCCTGCAGGAGGCCGTCGAGCGTCACGCCGACGGCCGCCTGGTCCTGCTCACCTCCTTCCAGAAGGAGGAGTCGGTGATCGTCGACGAGCTCGCGCGCCTCGACGCGCTCGACGCCGTGCGCTTCGTCACCATCGACACCGGCGTGCTCTTCCCCGAGACGCTGACCACCTGGAAGGCGTTCGAGGACCGCTGGGGCATCACCGTGCACGTCGAGGACGCCTCGGCGCCCGAGGGCACGCCCGCCTGGACGGGCCCCGAGCACTGCTGCGGCGCGCAGAAGGTCGCCGCGCTCGAGCGCGCCCTCGCCGGCGCCGACGCTTGGATCACCGGCATCCGCCGCGAGCAGGCGCCGACCCGCGCCGACGCGGAGCTCGTCGAGGCCGACGAGAAGCGCGGCGGCATCCCCAAGTACAACCCGCTCGCGCACTGGACCGACAAGGACCTGTGGACGCGGATCATGGACCGGGGCATCCCGTACCACCCGCTCCACGACCAGGACTACGCGTCGATCGGCTGCGCGCCGTGCACGAAGCCCGGCTCCGGCCGCGAGGGCCGCTGGGCCGGCACCGACAAGACGGAGTGCGGCCTCCACGTCTGA